A portion of the Streptomyces sp. YPW6 genome contains these proteins:
- the gltX gene encoding glutamate--tRNA ligase has translation MANASVSPLPAPLGEGRTPRVRFCPSPTGNPHVGLVRTALFNWAFARHHQGTMVFRIEDTDAARDSEESYEQLLDSMRWLGLDWDEGPETGGPHAPYRQSQRMDLYKDVAEKLLAAGYAYPCYCTTEELDTRRDAARAAGKPSGYDGHCRDLSAERKAAYEAEGRTSIVRFRMPDEAITFTDLVRGEITVQPENVPDYGIVRANGAPLYTLVNPVDDALMEITHVLRGEDLLSSTPRQIALYRALVELGTAKDTPAFGHLPYVMGEGNKKLSKRDPQASLNLYRERGFLPEGLLNYLSLLGWSIAEDRDIFSMDELVAAFDIADVNANPARFDLKKAEHVNAEHIRMLDVKTFTEACGPWLKAPFAPWAPEAFDAEKWTRIAPYAQTRVTVLSDITDNVDFLFLDEPVDDEASWTKAMKGDPVALLTTARAHLEAADWSDPESLKNAVLTAGEAHGLKLGKAQAPVRVAVTGRTVGLPLFESLEILGREKSLARVDAALAKLAG, from the coding sequence GTGGCTAACGCATCTGTCTCCCCGCTCCCGGCTCCGCTCGGCGAGGGGAGGACCCCCCGGGTCCGTTTCTGTCCCTCCCCGACCGGCAACCCCCACGTGGGCCTGGTCCGGACGGCCCTGTTCAACTGGGCCTTCGCCCGGCACCACCAGGGCACCATGGTCTTCCGGATCGAGGACACCGACGCCGCGCGCGACTCCGAGGAGTCCTACGAGCAGCTGCTCGACTCCATGCGCTGGCTCGGCCTGGACTGGGACGAGGGCCCCGAGACCGGCGGCCCGCACGCTCCCTACCGCCAGTCGCAGCGGATGGACCTGTACAAGGACGTCGCCGAGAAGCTCCTCGCCGCCGGGTACGCCTACCCCTGCTACTGCACCACCGAGGAGCTGGACACCCGCCGCGACGCCGCCCGCGCCGCCGGGAAGCCGTCCGGTTACGACGGCCACTGCCGTGACCTGAGCGCCGAGCGGAAGGCCGCGTACGAGGCCGAGGGCCGCACCTCGATCGTCCGCTTCCGGATGCCCGACGAGGCCATCACCTTCACCGACCTGGTCCGCGGTGAGATCACCGTCCAGCCGGAGAACGTCCCCGACTACGGCATCGTCCGCGCCAACGGGGCCCCGCTCTACACCCTGGTCAACCCGGTCGACGACGCGCTGATGGAGATCACCCACGTCCTGCGCGGCGAGGACCTGCTCTCCTCCACCCCCCGCCAGATCGCCCTCTACCGGGCGCTCGTCGAGCTGGGCACCGCCAAGGACACCCCCGCCTTCGGCCACCTGCCGTACGTCATGGGCGAGGGCAACAAGAAGCTCTCCAAGCGCGACCCGCAGGCCTCCCTCAACCTCTACCGGGAGCGCGGCTTCCTCCCCGAGGGCCTGCTGAACTACCTCTCGCTGCTCGGCTGGTCGATCGCCGAGGACCGCGACATCTTCTCGATGGACGAGCTGGTCGCCGCGTTCGACATCGCGGACGTCAACGCCAACCCGGCCCGCTTCGACCTCAAGAAGGCCGAGCACGTCAACGCGGAGCACATCCGCATGCTGGACGTGAAGACGTTCACCGAGGCCTGCGGCCCCTGGCTGAAGGCCCCCTTCGCGCCCTGGGCCCCCGAGGCGTTCGACGCGGAGAAGTGGACGCGGATCGCCCCCTACGCGCAGACCCGCGTCACGGTGCTCTCCGACATCACCGACAACGTCGACTTCCTCTTCCTCGACGAGCCGGTGGACGACGAGGCGTCCTGGACCAAGGCGATGAAGGGCGACCCGGTCGCCCTGCTCACCACGGCCCGCGCCCACCTGGAGGCGGCCGACTGGAGCGACCCGGAGTCGCTGAAGAACGCCGTCCTGACCGCCGGTGAGGCCCACGGCCTCAAGCTCGGCAAGGCCCAGGCCCCGGTCCGCGTCGCCGTCACCGGCCGCACGGTGGGCCTGCCGCTCTTCGAGTCCCTGGAGATCCTGGGCCGTGAGAAGAGCCTGGCCCGCGTGGACGCCGCGCTGGCGAAGCTGGCCGGATAA
- a CDS encoding fumarylacetoacetate hydrolase family protein, producing the protein MRIARFSIDGNVAFGAVEGQGTVESGDLVLDIIKGIPYADFELSGTKVPLNKVRLLPPVLPNKVVAVGRNYAEHAAELGHGVPEAPITFFKPTTSVIGSGDAIEYPSFSEELHHEAELAVVIGRMCREVPRERVRDVVFGYTCANDVTARDVQKREQQWARAKGFDTSCPLGPWVETGVDPHDLTIQATVNGEQRQLGRTSDMVRSIEDLVVHITEAMTLLPGDVILTGTPAGVGPLHVGDEVAVTIEGIGTLTNKVIKRG; encoded by the coding sequence GTGCGCATCGCCAGGTTCTCCATCGACGGCAATGTCGCCTTCGGCGCCGTCGAGGGGCAGGGCACCGTGGAATCCGGTGACCTCGTCCTCGACATCATCAAGGGCATTCCGTACGCCGACTTCGAGCTCTCGGGCACCAAGGTCCCGCTGAACAAGGTCCGGCTGCTGCCCCCCGTGCTCCCCAACAAGGTCGTGGCCGTCGGCCGCAACTACGCGGAGCACGCCGCCGAACTCGGCCACGGGGTCCCCGAAGCGCCGATCACCTTCTTCAAGCCCACCACCTCGGTGATCGGCTCCGGCGACGCGATCGAGTACCCCTCCTTCTCCGAGGAGCTCCACCACGAGGCCGAGCTGGCCGTGGTCATCGGCCGCATGTGCCGCGAGGTGCCCCGCGAGCGCGTGCGTGACGTCGTCTTCGGCTACACCTGCGCCAACGACGTCACCGCCCGCGATGTGCAGAAGCGCGAGCAGCAGTGGGCCCGCGCCAAGGGCTTCGACACCTCCTGCCCGCTGGGCCCCTGGGTGGAGACCGGCGTGGACCCCCACGACCTCACCATCCAGGCGACGGTCAACGGCGAGCAGCGACAGCTCGGCCGCACCAGCGACATGGTCCGCTCCATCGAGGACCTGGTCGTCCACATCACGGAGGCGATGACCCTCCTCCCGGGCGACGTCATCCTCACCGGCACCCCCGCAGGGGTCGGACCCCTGCACGTCGGCGACGAGGTCGCCGTCACCATCGAAGGCATCGGCACTCTCACCAACAAGGTGATCAAGCGTGGCTAA